Proteins from a genomic interval of Oceanispirochaeta crateris:
- a CDS encoding helix-turn-helix transcriptional regulator — protein MQSEYLQGIKKPNLGQTEHRLDRTGLALEYFPAFEQNQHDFHGHDFIEILFVLQGSFRHVTAESSFDESMGGLTIVNDRQYHSLRTPDGPVELMNIYLKPALYPLPVLPEPLASRLYELIPLHPELGNRFNSIRHLKVGDTDKIKSLLMMILEEQNREVAGQEAAIQALFRLFLIELCRAAPVREDLPASGYSGRIEKVCTYLEKNFTSSIRLDDLCLLSGLNPANLCRRFKEFTGMSTGEYLKQRRLAAAVQRLRMSNDKILTISHDCGFSDISRFNRFFREAFDCTPSAYRETVRDLGRKSSDENASFEVQ, from the coding sequence ATGCAGAGCGAATATTTACAGGGAATCAAAAAGCCCAACCTCGGTCAGACAGAACACCGTCTGGATCGAACAGGTTTGGCCCTCGAATACTTTCCGGCATTTGAACAGAATCAGCATGATTTTCATGGCCATGATTTTATTGAAATCCTCTTTGTTCTCCAGGGGAGTTTCCGCCATGTGACAGCTGAAAGCAGCTTTGATGAATCCATGGGCGGACTTACCATCGTTAATGATAGACAGTACCACTCTCTGAGAACTCCTGATGGCCCTGTGGAACTTATGAACATCTACTTGAAACCCGCATTGTATCCTCTGCCAGTTCTCCCGGAGCCACTGGCCTCCAGGCTCTATGAATTGATTCCCCTCCATCCTGAGCTGGGGAACCGGTTTAACAGCATTCGTCATTTGAAGGTTGGAGATACGGATAAAATAAAGAGCCTCCTCATGATGATTCTTGAAGAACAGAATCGGGAGGTAGCCGGTCAGGAAGCGGCTATTCAGGCCCTGTTTCGGCTCTTCCTCATTGAATTGTGCCGGGCCGCACCGGTTCGGGAAGATTTGCCTGCCTCCGGGTATAGCGGCAGGATTGAGAAGGTGTGTACCTATCTGGAAAAGAACTTCACAAGTTCCATCCGTCTAGATGACCTGTGCTTGTTAAGCGGCTTGAATCCGGCCAATCTCTGCCGGAGATTTAAGGAGTTTACAGGGATGAGTACCGGGGAATATCTAAAGCAGAGGCGGCTTGCCGCAGCGGTACAAAGACTAAGGATGAGTAATGATAAGATCCTGACCATCAGCCACGACTGCGGATTTTCTGATATCTCCCGTTTTAACCGGTTTTTCAGGGAGGCCTTTGACTGCACTCCCTCTGCGTATAGGGAGACTGTGAGAGATTTAGGGCGAAAATCCTCTGATGAAAACGCGTCTTTTGAGGTTCAATGA